One Nostoc punctiforme PCC 73102 DNA window includes the following coding sequences:
- a CDS encoding CapA family protein, translating to MANLSLGREFSFSFISICLYLGISIGVVIRLGQSQQLNAATTPTEPVSLPFTIAEPTSLTPKQQTSSDIITIKAVGDIIPGTNFPNYRLPRFQEQLLPKPVRSHLQGSDILFGNFESSLTNYPYTTKDTSRGQVFAFRSPPGYARLFAEAGFNVFNMANNHAMDFGSVGFKDTKKNLEAVGIATLGHKNQILYLKANNIPVAMVGFSPYEMYNSIHNLGAAQALIAKAKNKANIVIVSMHAGAEGTEALHVKNQTEFFYGENRGNSIQFARNMIDAGADLVLGHGPHVPRAMEIYKGKIIAYSLGNFLGYRTLSTNAQTGDSMILEVKLNSMGDLVSSKIIPVRMNRQGIPQIDRYFRTVKLMRDLNNQAFPKNPVKINKKGEVVVKKRKSGI from the coding sequence ATGGCAAATCTCAGCCTGGGGAGAGAGTTTTCATTTAGTTTTATCAGTATCTGTTTATATCTGGGTATTAGTATAGGAGTCGTAATTCGGCTTGGGCAATCACAGCAATTAAACGCTGCTACTACACCCACTGAACCTGTATCATTACCGTTTACTATTGCTGAACCTACGTCATTAACACCAAAGCAGCAAACTTCTTCAGATATTATTACTATCAAAGCTGTTGGAGATATTATTCCCGGCACTAATTTTCCTAACTATAGATTACCCCGGTTTCAGGAGCAATTATTACCAAAGCCAGTGAGATCCCACTTGCAAGGATCTGATATTTTATTTGGTAATTTTGAAAGTAGCTTAACTAACTATCCTTACACTACCAAAGATACTAGTAGAGGACAAGTCTTTGCTTTTCGCTCCCCACCTGGATATGCTCGGCTATTTGCTGAGGCTGGTTTTAATGTGTTTAATATGGCGAATAATCATGCAATGGATTTCGGTTCGGTAGGGTTCAAAGATACAAAGAAAAATCTTGAGGCTGTGGGCATTGCAACATTAGGTCATAAAAATCAAATTCTTTATTTGAAAGCTAACAATATCCCTGTGGCAATGGTGGGTTTTTCTCCTTATGAAATGTATAATTCCATCCATAATTTAGGAGCAGCCCAAGCTCTGATAGCGAAAGCTAAAAATAAAGCAAATATTGTAATAGTATCGATGCACGCTGGAGCCGAAGGAACTGAGGCACTACATGTTAAGAATCAGACAGAGTTTTTTTATGGAGAGAACCGAGGTAATTCAATCCAGTTTGCTAGAAATATGATTGATGCTGGAGCAGACCTAGTATTAGGACATGGGCCTCACGTTCCGAGAGCGATGGAAATTTATAAGGGAAAAATCATTGCCTACTCTTTAGGAAACTTTTTAGGATATCGAACTTTATCTACAAATGCCCAGACGGGTGACTCTATGATTTTAGAAGTTAAACTCAACTCTATGGGAGATTTGGTATCAAGTAAAATTATCCCCGTGCGAATGAATCGTCAAGGAATCCCTCAAATTGATCGGTATTTTCGGACTGTGAAACTTATGCGTGATTTGAATAATCAAGCTTTTCCCAAAAATCCGGTGAAGATTAATAAGAAAGGGGAAGTTGTTGTAAAGAAAAGGAAATCAGGGATTTAG
- a CDS encoding serine/threonine protein kinase codes for MLAGTILQDGKYTLIQEIGRGGFGITFKATHHYLGQEVVMKTINERLRQHPDFAKFERQFQDEARRLATCIHPNIVRVSDFFVEAGLPYMVMEYIRGETLGDAFVLPGITLPEATAIHYIRQIGAALQVVHNNGLLHRDVKPDNIILRQGTQEVVLIDFGIAREFNGGVRQTHTGLVSEGYSPIEQYLTQAPRTPATDVYGLAATLYALLTAQVPMPALLRDREQMPSPRELQPHLSAAVNQAIMRGMAVESRFRPATVAEWLQLLPGNEALMTPEALATYAVPTVNLSAKEAATLLGKTGRNRLHKPSVLAQPNQGISKGNPLAKKPGSSQILIGMGVALVAATAGFGITSILPKSQPQPTTKPLFEQPTQQPAAKVPSVENGAETNTTSRTESAPLSNSKQRRRNRRSSPEETPSSPTGDSQRGDLQQSAPSPSVSPTPSLVEKLRAIRSTRSASPAPLPQNNSPASNQNSASPQPIIPPNSVVIPAAPPTQSKQSDPSAVVVPTLEKQNSPTDNQPQSDRKLQEKLQDDNN; via the coding sequence ATGTTAGCAGGCACAATTTTGCAAGATGGAAAATATACCCTAATTCAAGAAATAGGGCGGGGTGGCTTTGGTATTACATTTAAAGCTACCCATCACTACTTAGGTCAGGAGGTGGTGATGAAAACCATCAATGAACGGCTGCGACAACATCCTGATTTTGCGAAATTTGAGCGCCAATTCCAAGATGAAGCCAGACGATTAGCTACGTGTATTCATCCAAATATAGTCCGAGTCAGTGACTTTTTTGTGGAAGCTGGACTGCCTTACATGGTAATGGAATACATTCGTGGTGAAACCTTGGGAGACGCATTTGTATTACCAGGAATAACTTTGCCTGAAGCCACAGCAATTCATTACATTCGTCAAATTGGAGCAGCTTTACAGGTAGTACATAACAATGGTTTGCTGCACCGAGATGTCAAACCAGATAATATTATTCTTCGTCAAGGAACACAAGAAGTAGTACTAATTGATTTTGGCATTGCCAGGGAATTTAATGGCGGTGTCAGACAGACTCACACTGGTCTAGTTTCTGAAGGCTATTCTCCAATTGAGCAGTATTTGACACAAGCACCGCGCACACCCGCCACAGATGTTTATGGTTTAGCCGCAACTTTGTATGCACTTTTGACAGCACAAGTTCCTATGCCAGCATTATTGCGCGATCGCGAACAAATGCCTTCCCCGCGCGAATTACAACCACACTTGAGTGCTGCTGTCAATCAGGCAATAATGCGGGGTATGGCGGTGGAGTCTCGTTTTCGACCAGCAACAGTTGCCGAGTGGTTACAACTGCTACCTGGAAATGAGGCGCTGATGACACCGGAAGCCTTAGCAACTTATGCAGTCCCAACTGTCAATTTATCTGCCAAAGAAGCTGCAACTTTACTTGGGAAAACTGGCCGAAATCGCCTTCATAAGCCATCTGTGCTTGCACAACCCAACCAAGGCATCTCTAAAGGAAACCCACTGGCAAAAAAACCGGGATCATCTCAAATACTCATTGGTATGGGTGTAGCCTTAGTTGCTGCTACCGCAGGTTTTGGCATCACTAGCATTTTACCCAAATCTCAGCCGCAGCCAACTACAAAGCCGCTTTTTGAACAGCCTACTCAACAGCCAGCCGCGAAAGTACCTAGCGTAGAAAATGGTGCAGAGACTAACACCACCTCAAGAACAGAATCAGCACCTCTTTCTAATTCCAAGCAGCGCCGACGTAATCGCCGTTCTTCCCCCGAAGAAACTCCTAGTAGCCCTACAGGAGATTCACAACGAGGCGATTTGCAGCAATCTGCACCTTCACCTAGCGTTTCACCCACACCCTCGCTAGTAGAGAAACTACGGGCGATCCGATCAACTCGTAGTGCTTCTCCCGCACCATTGCCACAAAATAACTCACCCGCTTCTAATCAGAATTCTGCTTCCCCTCAACCGATAATTCCACCAAATTCTGTGGTTATACCAGCAGCACCACCGACACAATCCAAACAGTCAGATCCTTCTGCCGTAGTAGTACCAACACTGGAAAAGCAAAATTCACCAACTGATAATCAACCCCAGAGCGATCGCAAATTGCAAGAAAAGCTACAAGATGATAATAATTAG
- a CDS encoding M16 family metallopeptidase encodes MTSTLRKFTRLHSPTLHQLPNGLTIIAEQMPVEAVNLNLWIKVGSAVESDAINGMAHFLEHMIFKGTERLASGEFERRIEERGAVTNAATSQDYTHYYITTAPKDFAHLAPLQIDVVSNASIPDDAFERERLVVLEEIRRSEDNPQRRTFRRAMETAYNELPYRRAVLGPESVIAELKPQQMRDFHHSWYQPQSITAVAVGNLPVEELIAIVAEGFTKANKTQHSRSATLTASPLSRDVINRVSTHSSLNPESPFTEIVRREFTDESLQQGRLVMVWRVPGMVQLDRTYGLDVLAGVLGHGRTSRLVRDLREERGLVSSISVSNMSNQLQGTFYISAKCAVENLAEVENAIAQHIRKVQTELVTESEIARVRRRVANRFIFGNETPSDRTGLYGYYHSLVGDLEPAFNYPDYIQSQDATDLMQAAKEYLSPDAYGVVVVKP; translated from the coding sequence ATGACTTCAACCCTGCGGAAATTTACTCGTCTTCATAGCCCAACCCTGCATCAGTTACCCAATGGTTTGACAATCATAGCGGAGCAGATGCCAGTTGAAGCTGTAAACCTCAACTTATGGATTAAAGTTGGTTCAGCCGTCGAATCTGATGCCATTAACGGTATGGCTCACTTTTTAGAACACATGATTTTTAAAGGAACAGAACGACTGGCTAGCGGCGAGTTTGAACGTCGAATTGAAGAACGGGGTGCTGTCACCAATGCCGCTACCAGCCAAGACTATACTCATTACTATATAACTACTGCCCCCAAAGATTTTGCCCACCTTGCTCCACTACAAATAGATGTAGTATCAAATGCTAGTATTCCTGATGATGCTTTTGAACGCGAGCGATTAGTAGTTTTAGAAGAAATTAGGCGTTCAGAAGATAATCCCCAACGGCGGACATTTCGCCGGGCAATGGAGACAGCATATAATGAGCTACCTTATCGTCGTGCGGTATTGGGGCCAGAATCGGTAATTGCTGAACTTAAACCCCAACAGATGCGGGATTTTCATCATAGTTGGTATCAACCCCAGTCAATTACTGCTGTAGCTGTGGGCAATTTGCCTGTAGAAGAATTAATTGCGATCGTTGCTGAAGGATTTACAAAAGCTAATAAAACTCAGCACTCCCGTTCGGCTACGCTCACGGCAAGCCCACTCAGTAGAGACGTGATTAATCGCGTCTCTACTCACTCCTCACTAAACCCTGAGTCACCATTTACAGAAATTGTCCGCCGAGAATTTACAGATGAAAGTCTCCAGCAAGGGAGACTAGTGATGGTTTGGCGGGTTCCAGGAATGGTGCAGTTAGATCGCACCTATGGATTGGATGTTTTAGCAGGAGTTTTGGGGCACGGACGGACATCAAGACTGGTGAGAGATTTACGAGAAGAACGGGGATTAGTTTCTTCAATTTCTGTGAGCAATATGAGCAATCAGCTGCAAGGGACATTTTATATTTCAGCTAAATGTGCAGTAGAAAATTTAGCTGAAGTAGAAAATGCGATCGCTCAACACATTCGCAAAGTCCAAACCGAGTTAGTCACAGAGTCAGAAATTGCCCGTGTACGGCGGCGAGTAGCGAACAGATTTATTTTTGGCAATGAAACACCAAGCGATCGCACTGGGTTGTATGGTTACTATCATTCCTTGGTGGGAGATTTAGAACCCGCCTTTAACTACCCAGACTATATTCAGAGTCAAGATGCAACTGACTTAATGCAAGCAGCCAAAGAGTATCTTTCCCCAGATGCTTATGGTGTAGTTGTCGTTAAGCCGTAA
- a CDS encoding fructosamine kinase family protein translates to MWTQIDTHISQVTGEKFQSQQRRSVGGGCINQGYAVSNGEITYFVKLNLASQVAMFEAEALGLKEMLATASIRIPQPICWGVAENSSYIVLEWLELGNGNSNTSLRDAPRWEEMGRKLAAMHQASSSQGFGWKINNTIGSTPQINTWTADWTEFYIKHRLGYQFQLARRRGGSFPQQEKLLAAIRELLTHQVQPSLVHGDLWGGNAGCTASGEPVIFDPATYFGDREVDIAMTELFGGFPAAFYKGYNEVFPLDAGYEQRKTLYNLYHILNHFNLFGGGYASQANRMIDQILR, encoded by the coding sequence ATGTGGACTCAAATCGACACCCATATCAGCCAGGTGACTGGCGAAAAATTTCAGAGTCAGCAACGGCGATCGGTTGGTGGCGGATGTATCAACCAAGGTTATGCTGTTTCTAATGGTGAGATTACCTACTTTGTCAAGCTCAACCTTGCATCCCAAGTTGCGATGTTTGAGGCTGAGGCATTGGGTTTAAAAGAAATGCTAGCAACAGCTAGTATTCGCATCCCACAACCTATTTGCTGGGGTGTAGCTGAGAACTCTAGCTACATTGTGCTGGAATGGTTAGAACTTGGTAATGGCAACAGCAATACTTCTCTACGAGACGCTCCGCGATGGGAAGAGATGGGGCGCAAGTTGGCGGCGATGCATCAAGCTAGCAGTAGCCAAGGTTTTGGTTGGAAAATTAACAATACCATTGGTTCAACGCCCCAAATCAATACTTGGACAGCAGACTGGACAGAATTTTATATTAAACATCGCCTTGGTTATCAATTTCAGTTGGCAAGGCGACGGGGAGGAAGTTTCCCCCAGCAAGAAAAATTACTAGCAGCTATCCGTGAACTATTGACGCACCAAGTACAACCTTCTTTAGTACATGGCGATTTATGGGGCGGAAATGCCGGGTGTACTGCGTCAGGAGAACCCGTGATTTTTGATCCAGCAACTTATTTTGGCGATCGCGAAGTTGATATTGCCATGACAGAATTATTTGGTGGGTTCCCCGCAGCTTTTTACAAAGGTTACAACGAAGTTTTTCCTTTAGATGCAGGCTATGAGCAGAGAAAAACACTTTATAACCTTTATCACATTTTGAATCACTTCAATTTATTCGGCGGCGGTTATGCTTCCCAGGCGAACCGGATGATTGACCAGATTTTGCGTTGA
- a CDS encoding ATP-binding protein, which translates to MAKLKISKKISTALINSLGAGVVPRVGVEYIAVGREKELKSLLQNLDDIAEGVAAFRFIIGNYGSGKSFLLQLIRNRAMEQGFVVADADLSSERRLAGSNNEGVATYRELMSHLATKTRPDGGALVSILEGWINKIQQEVVKETEMRPNDDGFDDQVESKIREVVQYIEGLVHGFDFGSVIIAYWRGYRMDDDNLKNAAMRWLRGEFTTKVEAKAALGVRVIIDDDSWYDYIKLFAKFVAEIGYKGLLILVDEAVHLYQISTTVTREKNYNRLLAMFNDTMQCKAEHLGIVVGGTTKFLEDPKRGLFADQAWQRRTKESRFVAQANVQENSGPVIRLNPLSEAEILTLLQRLAEIHALNFGYEQTLTNRELKEFVQEIINRLGAEALLTPGEIVRDFMSVLNILHQNPGIVFAELIHGSKFKPTAMGKNPNVDENGAAEFSL; encoded by the coding sequence ATGGCAAAGCTCAAAATCTCGAAAAAAATCTCCACTGCTTTAATCAATTCCCTTGGTGCGGGAGTAGTACCAAGAGTAGGAGTTGAATATATTGCAGTAGGTCGAGAAAAAGAACTAAAAAGCCTATTACAAAATCTCGATGATATTGCAGAAGGTGTAGCAGCATTTCGCTTCATAATTGGTAACTACGGTTCCGGGAAAAGTTTTTTACTGCAACTAATTCGTAACCGTGCTATGGAGCAAGGTTTTGTAGTAGCTGATGCTGATTTATCCTCTGAACGCCGATTAGCTGGAAGCAACAATGAAGGTGTAGCCACTTATAGAGAATTAATGAGCCACCTAGCTACAAAAACTCGCCCTGATGGTGGTGCTTTAGTTTCGATTTTAGAAGGATGGATTAATAAAATTCAACAAGAAGTGGTTAAAGAAACTGAAATGCGTCCCAATGACGATGGTTTTGATGACCAAGTTGAATCAAAAATTAGGGAAGTAGTTCAGTATATTGAAGGTTTAGTTCACGGTTTTGATTTTGGTAGCGTGATTATCGCTTATTGGCGTGGCTACCGAATGGATGATGATAATTTAAAAAATGCGGCGATGCGCTGGCTGCGGGGAGAATTTACTACTAAAGTTGAGGCGAAAGCAGCTTTAGGAGTGCGCGTCATTATTGATGATGATAGTTGGTATGACTATATAAAACTGTTTGCGAAATTTGTCGCTGAGATTGGTTATAAAGGACTGTTAATTTTAGTTGATGAAGCTGTACATTTATATCAAATATCTACTACAGTCACGCGCGAAAAGAATTATAATCGACTCCTGGCAATGTTTAACGACACCATGCAGTGTAAAGCTGAACATCTTGGCATTGTCGTTGGTGGAACAACTAAATTTTTAGAAGATCCCAAACGCGGACTTTTTGCAGACCAAGCTTGGCAAAGACGCACAAAAGAAAGTCGTTTTGTTGCACAAGCTAATGTTCAAGAAAATTCAGGGCCAGTGATTCGGCTAAATCCGTTGAGTGAAGCAGAAATATTGACGCTTCTGCAACGTTTAGCTGAGATTCATGCACTTAATTTTGGGTATGAACAGACTTTGACAAATCGTGAATTGAAGGAGTTTGTGCAAGAAATTATTAATCGTTTGGGTGCGGAAGCATTACTGACACCAGGAGAAATTGTGCGAGATTTTATGAGTGTGCTGAATATTCTTCACCAAAATCCAGGAATTGTGTTTGCTGAATTAATTCATGGCTCTAAATTTAAACCTACTGCTATGGGTAAAAATCCAAATGTGGATGAAAATGGCGCTGCCGAATTTAGTTTGTGA
- a CDS encoding tellurite resistance TerB C-terminal domain-containing protein yields MQSVTISNRFILGIVAFSVSFGLSLVPSWDFNKAFLTGLITAATIYAAALFVDKRRRNYEMFVLGSLRKRIKEMEGLKARLVREINQIEEHHNLLYAESQQLQNQVTESRNQRDSLHRELRTFAGQKKQLETEINSLQTEINNLQKNQTELNNAFSILTAEKRRLESNCNVSRAEITQLQSQISELQQERQEVESNLTLLGRLKPQLEEKLYELRIAIQELEVETTQKNQLLVATKTERENIQAILHSSQTKLVEHKSELQQLQGQISLLQEERDSLQNQVWELLQQLETFNQEPLADSFQEDDTELFPFSEIMETTAVIGNSEIDTSENIPEEWTNFLENLPGYELQVLKAIVEQDNPKAAIKKIAEANITMPNLLIDSINERANDTIGELIINSDSESPEVYHEHITYVKKMIVMHESLMARHTSPN; encoded by the coding sequence ATGCAATCAGTAACAATCAGCAATCGATTTATACTAGGAATAGTTGCCTTTAGTGTGAGTTTTGGTCTTAGTCTCGTCCCAAGCTGGGATTTTAATAAAGCTTTTCTCACAGGTTTAATTACTGCCGCTACTATCTATGCAGCAGCATTATTTGTAGATAAACGGCGGAGAAATTATGAAATGTTTGTTTTAGGTTCTCTCCGCAAACGAATTAAAGAAATGGAAGGGTTGAAAGCTCGTCTTGTCAGAGAAATAAATCAAATCGAAGAACATCATAATTTATTATATGCAGAGTCACAGCAACTGCAAAATCAAGTTACAGAAAGCCGTAACCAAAGGGATAGTTTACATCGAGAATTAAGAACATTTGCCGGACAAAAAAAACAGCTAGAGACTGAAATAAATAGTCTGCAAACTGAAATTAATAACTTGCAGAAAAATCAAACAGAATTGAATAATGCTTTTTCTATACTTACAGCAGAGAAGCGTCGTCTAGAGTCGAATTGTAATGTATCTCGTGCTGAAATCACGCAATTGCAAAGCCAAATTTCAGAACTCCAGCAAGAGAGACAAGAAGTTGAAAGTAATTTAACTCTTTTAGGCAGACTCAAACCCCAATTAGAAGAAAAACTATACGAACTGCGAATTGCAATTCAAGAGTTAGAAGTTGAGACAACGCAAAAAAATCAGTTGCTGGTAGCGACAAAAACTGAAAGAGAAAATATTCAAGCTATCCTACATTCTTCACAAACCAAACTAGTAGAACACAAATCCGAATTACAGCAGTTGCAAGGGCAAATTTCATTATTGCAAGAAGAACGAGATTCATTACAAAATCAAGTATGGGAATTACTCCAACAACTAGAAACATTTAATCAAGAGCCTTTAGCAGATAGTTTTCAAGAAGATGATACTGAATTGTTTCCTTTTTCTGAAATAATGGAAACTACAGCAGTTATAGGCAATTCGGAAATTGATACATCAGAGAATATACCTGAAGAATGGACTAATTTTTTAGAAAATCTCCCAGGATACGAACTACAAGTATTAAAAGCTATAGTTGAACAAGATAATCCCAAAGCTGCTATTAAAAAAATTGCCGAAGCAAATATCACTATGCCAAATCTTTTAATCGATTCTATAAATGAACGGGCAAATGATACTATTGGGGAATTAATAATTAACTCTGATTCGGAAAGTCCAGAAGTTTACCATGAGCATATTACCTATGTCAAAAAAATGATTGTAATGCATGAAAGTCTCATGGCTAGACATACGTCGCCAAATTAA
- a CDS encoding zinc metalloprotease HtpX, whose amino-acid sequence MGNQVKTAALLAALSGLLIAISYWVIGGSSGLIIGIGLAAVTNLFSWYQSDKIALAVYQAQPVSEGEAPGLYRMVQRLSDRANIPMPRVYIVPSQGANAFATGRDPEHAAVAVTEGILNILPDDELEGVIAHELTHIINRDTLTQAVAATVAGAISFLAQMVSYSLWFGGGSRDDNRGANPLGVLLTVMLAPLAATIIQLAISRTREFSADAGSARLTGNPRALARALQRLEALAKQIPLNANPAFEPLLIINSISGQFLGNLFSSHPATEARVAALLKLEQQLPTKAY is encoded by the coding sequence ATGGGAAATCAAGTGAAAACGGCTGCTTTACTAGCTGCATTAAGTGGTCTTTTGATCGCAATTAGTTATTGGGTAATTGGCGGTAGTAGTGGCTTGATAATTGGAATTGGCTTGGCAGCAGTAACAAACCTATTTTCCTGGTATCAATCAGATAAGATTGCTCTAGCAGTATATCAGGCCCAGCCTGTGAGTGAAGGAGAAGCACCAGGACTTTATCGAATGGTGCAGAGATTAAGCGATCGCGCTAACATCCCTATGCCGAGAGTTTATATTGTCCCAAGCCAAGGTGCTAACGCCTTTGCGACAGGGCGCGATCCCGAACATGCTGCTGTGGCTGTCACCGAAGGCATTTTGAATATATTGCCAGACGATGAACTCGAAGGTGTTATCGCTCACGAACTTACCCATATTATTAATCGTGACACCCTGACACAAGCTGTTGCTGCTACCGTTGCTGGTGCGATCTCATTCCTAGCGCAAATGGTGAGTTATAGCTTATGGTTTGGCGGTGGTTCACGAGATGACAACAGAGGTGCAAATCCTTTGGGCGTTTTGTTAACAGTAATGCTTGCGCCATTAGCTGCAACAATTATTCAGCTAGCAATTTCGCGCACACGAGAATTCTCTGCTGATGCAGGTTCAGCTAGATTAACTGGTAATCCTCGTGCATTAGCTAGGGCATTACAACGCTTAGAAGCCTTAGCAAAACAGATCCCTTTAAATGCCAATCCAGCTTTTGAACCGTTATTAATTATCAATTCCATTTCTGGACAGTTTTTAGGTAACTTATTTTCCAGTCACCCTGCTACAGAAGCACGAGTTGCAGCATTATTGAAATTAGAGCAACAACTGCCAACAAAAGCTTATTGA
- a CDS encoding ATP-binding protein: MDNQAMPITSTSLYTKVQYLQRQADSLLLYQSVLQGEVGIAFLELLQAIRYTDSDARGCLQAYGRYFHALAAKNQNWEDYLITQLLFSKNPFTKLAEVKEFEELPPALVAAVQHDLQILQSLYECSSASLSEWIQNVAHMPISPVVWYKEQEFVGVETKFATYLQDLDNWGDAVKELAAYYRQCGSGLFAEYRALRWQAGQFIGIQYSDPVKLSALVGYESQRDALLKNTEFLLSGEMALHVLLYGSRGSGKSSLVKSLLNEYSERSLRLLEVTKSDLKDLPEIVEHLRGVSQKFIIFVDDLSFEEDDDAFKALKVVLEGNLTARPQNVVVYATSNRRHLIREFFVDRPTPKDTEEIHAWDTMQEKLSFSDRFGLTLTFEPADQKTYLKIVQHLAAQAEINITQENLEFQALQWATRHNGRSGRTARQFVDFLKADLRLFYANNNTSNTSD, encoded by the coding sequence ATGGATAATCAGGCGATGCCAATAACAAGTACTTCCTTATATACAAAAGTCCAATATCTCCAGCGTCAAGCGGACTCACTTTTACTGTACCAGTCTGTTCTCCAAGGCGAAGTAGGGATAGCATTTCTGGAACTGTTGCAAGCTATACGTTACACTGACTCTGATGCACGTGGTTGTCTCCAAGCCTACGGTCGTTACTTCCACGCTTTAGCTGCTAAAAATCAAAACTGGGAAGACTATTTAATTACTCAACTTCTCTTCTCTAAGAATCCTTTTACAAAGCTGGCTGAAGTGAAAGAATTTGAAGAATTGCCCCCAGCTTTAGTAGCAGCAGTACAGCATGATTTACAAATATTGCAAAGTCTCTATGAATGTAGCAGCGCCTCTTTGAGTGAGTGGATACAAAACGTAGCTCACATGCCGATTTCGCCAGTAGTGTGGTATAAAGAGCAAGAATTCGTAGGAGTAGAGACAAAGTTCGCTACATATTTGCAAGACTTAGATAATTGGGGTGATGCTGTAAAAGAGTTGGCGGCTTATTATCGGCAATGTGGCTCTGGTTTATTTGCAGAATATCGCGCTTTACGTTGGCAAGCTGGGCAGTTTATCGGTATCCAATATTCTGATCCAGTTAAGTTGAGTGCGCTTGTAGGTTACGAGTCTCAAAGAGATGCTTTGTTAAAAAATACAGAGTTTTTATTATCAGGAGAGATGGCACTTCATGTATTACTTTACGGTAGTCGTGGTTCTGGCAAATCTTCTTTAGTGAAATCTTTGTTGAATGAATATAGCGAGCGTAGTCTCCGCTTATTGGAAGTGACAAAATCTGATTTAAAAGACTTACCAGAAATTGTGGAACATTTACGAGGAGTGTCACAAAAGTTTATTATCTTTGTCGACGATCTTTCCTTTGAAGAAGATGATGATGCCTTTAAAGCGCTCAAGGTAGTTTTAGAAGGTAATTTAACCGCGCGGCCGCAAAATGTAGTTGTGTATGCTACTTCCAATCGCCGCCACTTGATTCGGGAGTTCTTTGTGGATAGACCTACCCCCAAGGATACTGAGGAAATCCATGCTTGGGATACGATGCAGGAGAAACTTTCGTTTAGCGATCGCTTTGGTTTAACCTTGACCTTTGAACCAGCCGATCAGAAAACTTATTTGAAGATAGTACAACATCTAGCTGCACAAGCTGAAATTAATATTACCCAAGAAAATTTAGAGTTTCAAGCATTACAGTGGGCAACTCGCCACAACGGTCGTTCTGGACGCACAGCACGGCAGTTTGTTGATTTCTTAAAAGCAGATTTAAGACTTTTTTATGCAAATAACAATACATCCAATACTTCTGATTAA
- a CDS encoding TMEM14 family protein, with protein MNLSIIAAFAYGILAIAGGIIGYIQARSKVSLLSGSISGFLLILAAYFQLQGQTWGSILAVLVTAVLVVVFAVRLAKTRKFMPAGLMTILGMVALAVMVNQIVALR; from the coding sequence ATGAATTTAAGTATAATTGCTGCTTTCGCCTACGGCATATTAGCGATCGCTGGTGGCATTATCGGCTATATTCAGGCTAGAAGTAAGGTTTCACTGTTAAGTGGTAGTATTAGCGGTTTTTTACTAATACTTGCCGCTTACTTTCAACTCCAAGGACAAACCTGGGGTTCGATTTTAGCAGTGTTAGTTACTGCTGTTTTAGTGGTAGTCTTTGCAGTTCGACTAGCTAAAACACGCAAGTTTATGCCGGCGGGATTAATGACGATTTTGGGGATGGTGGCATTGGCGGTGATGGTAAATCAAATTGTGGCTTTAAGGTAG